Part of the Candidatus Omnitrophota bacterium genome, CTTGGGCATGGAACGGCGCTATTTCTCCGGCTTCTCTACGCGCGCCACCTACGACGCGAAGCCCCAGAAATGCCAAAATTCCCTCTCTTCCGCTGTCTTCTACGCCTCTCAATAGCCAAACTTCAGGGTATTAAGTATAATACATTCTTAAATATTTTTCAATCTGGAATAATGAAATTATAGTAATTTTCAACTTTATCTACAATATTTCATAAGAAATATTCTTTTAAATCGAATATTTCGTTATAATTACTGTATATTAAGAGATAGTTGTTCGAAACGAATTAAAATCCAAAGAACGGCATGGCTTTGGGAGACATGCCGTTCTTCTAATGAAGGAATATTCTTTTGCCGAAATCGAGCCGCTAACGGTTTTATTTGCCGTCGCCGCCAATCGATTCCGTGGGGCATTCGCCTATTGCTTCTTTGAGGGCTTCTTCTTCCTCTGCGTTTTCAGGCTGTTTGAAAACGATGCAATGATCCCCATCATCGCTCTCTTTAACGTTGTTGGGAGCGATATCGACGCAAACGGCGCACATGGTGCAGTTCTGGTCGATATAGTATTTGCCTGCTGTGTTGTCTGCCCATTTTTCGTTGAATTCCGCCATAACGATTTGCCTCAAATACCCCGCAGGGAACTTTAGAATGGCTTCCAGCGTCCTATGGCGCCTGAAGCGATTCATATATCTTTCCGAAGTCTTGTCCAACTTCAAGTTAGGAGTGTAAATCGTATGAATGAATCGTCAAGAGTAAAGTACGCTTCATCCCAACTTATCGTATTAGAAAACGATTTGCGGATACAACCCCTTCTATGGCTTGGAGCATCCCTGGGCAGGATGGCGGATTGGGATTATAAAAGAAACGGAATGAGAGAGTAACGTTTTCAATATCCTGCTACATCGGCAAAGGCATATTTATGAACCTATTCATTGAAGGGCTTCGGCGAGTCTGCCAAGAAAAGCTTTTGGAGGAGAAATGGCTATTGGCGCCATCTCGGCGCGCCGGATTGCAATGGGTGGATGGCGTATGCCGCGCGGGAGGATCGGCGCTCAACGTTCGCATCCAGACGTTAAAGCGAATTGTCATCGAACTATCGCGGCAGGTTATGCAGAAGAGAAACGTAGAATGCCTCGCGCCGCTGCCTGGCGCCATTCTGGCGGAAAAAGTATGGAATCGGCTGCGCCGCAATCGCCGGAGCTACTTCGCCTCGATTCAGCCAAGCGCCCCATTTTTTCAAACGCTCTATTCCTCTTATCAATCCTTTCGTCTTGCGGGCGCATCGCTGGAAGCAATGAATCCGTCCTGTTTCGAGACTGCCGCTAAGGGAAACGAACTAATCGCTTTTTTCCGCGAATATGCGAAATCGCTGGCGGATTGGGATTTCATTGATTATGCCGAAATCCTGCATTGGGCAATCCACCGATTGCGGCGGCAAGAGGTTGATTGGCCGCAGGATCGGTTGATTCTCGTCCCGGAAGATATTGACGCTTGTCCTATGGAAAGAGACTTTCTCCAAGCGCTGCCGGAGAAGAATGTCATCTCTCTTCCCGTAGATCAACCATGCGTTCCTCCGGACGGTGAAGAAGTTCTTTCCGACGCGGCGCTTTTGCGATGGCTGCCCAATCCTTCCAAAGCCCCAGCGGCGCGGGGAGACGGCTCCGCAACGATATTCCGCGCCGCAGGCGAATGCAATGAAGTGCGGGAAGTAATCCGGCGCTGTTTAGGAGAAGGTTTGCGGCTGGATGAAGTGGAATTGATTTATACGGATAGGGAGACCTACCTCCCGTTGATTTACGAAATCGCCAAAGGTTTGCAGCAGGAAGAAGGCGCGTTGAAGGAAGGCATTCCCATCACTTTCGCCGATGGCATTCCCGCGCGCTATTCGCGTCCGGGACGCGCTCTCGCGATGTGGATCGATTGGCTGCGCAG contains:
- a CDS encoding ferredoxin, which produces MNRFRRHRTLEAILKFPAGYLRQIVMAEFNEKWADNTAGKYYIDQNCTMCAVCVDIAPNNVKESDDGDHCIVFKQPENAEEEEALKEAIGECPTESIGGDGK